The nucleotide window ATCCCAATCCTTTGGTTAAATTTTGCCGGACAATATCGCCATCGAGCAGCTCCACACGCAAACCGCGCGATCGCAGTTTATCCAACACCAAACGGCTGATGGTGGTTTTGCCAGCACCACTCAATCCGGTAAACCAAATCGTCACGCCTCTTTGCTGCATGCTTCCGTCTCCTGAGTAATAATCCTTACCTGTCTTACCATTTCCATTTCGTCGTTGCCCATATCATTTCGGAAAATTTTTCGTTTCTTTAACTGTCTGTTTTCTACCGCCTAACTTCTGATGGATGTGACCGCAATGAGGACAGGTTAGTTTTCAATATGTATTCCTTAACATACTAGGAACCGTTTGACAGCAAACAACTCCTCGTCCATTACCCTTCTTCAATAAAGCTGGCTTGGTTTTCATAGGTGTGCATCCAAGCAGGCATGGCCCCAGCATAACTAATGATAATTTGACGTTCTTCCTTACTGACGAGTTCTTCTACATACTCCCGCAGGGAACCAGAAGCAACGGTCGTTTCTACTTTAGTGGAAGCTGCTTCAAATTGCCGGCGCACCTCTTGCAAAACATCTTGAGCTAAAGCACGGTATCCTTCAAGCATAGAACTTTCCAAGTTGTGCAAAGAACTGGCACCCAACCAACCGCGATCGCACAAATCTCTGACCATATTTTCAATAGTTTGCGGGTCAATGAGAAATACCACCCATATGTTGACTTCCTCGCCAGAGTCGGAAAGGCTAGTAGGGGTGGCGCGCAATCGATCGAGCGCCCGGTTGAGGGCTTTTTGGTATGTGTAGGGATTGGTCAGTACCAACCAAAGTTCTTTCATCCTATTTTCCCCAACCCAACAAGCGGCCAGTACAGTTGGCTAATTAAAAAAACGCCTAAGTATCCCAAGACATCCAGCCAAACGCCCCACCGAAATACGTCGAAAGGTCGTACGTAACCGCTGCTGATGGAAATGGCAATGGCTGGGGTGCTGACTGGTAGCATAAAGCTCAATCCCGCTGGCAAAACCACCCCCATGGTGATGGTGCGTGGGTCGATTCCGTATTTTTGCGCGATCGCCAGCGCTACAGGCATCAGCACAGCTACGGCGGCTGAATTGCTCATAAATTCCGTTAATAGTGTAGCCAATAAGACAATTCCCATAAAGATCGGCAGCGGCGAGGCCAGATCGGCGGAAAGAACGTTCTGGGTAATTACCTGGGCAGCCCCCGTTTCTTCTAAGGCTGTACTTAGGGGAATGGCACTGCCGTACATGAGAAAGACCCCCCAGTTGACATCTTCTTCCACTTCCCGCCATTTGGCGATGCCCAGAATAAAGGCTAAGGAAACTCCCAGAAAGGCTACCACATCCAGGCCCCATTCATCCCCTTGAAAAATCCACAGCAAAATGGTCAGCACCATAATGCCGCCGGTAGCCACTTCCCGACGAGAAATTTGACCGAGTTGCTCGTTGCGTACTTGTAAAAATTCTCTGGCAGAGACGAGGGAAATATCCTCTCCCGCATCGATCCGTTGCAAGATGGCAAACGCAACCACCAGCAAAACAATGACGATGGGGAACATCCAAACAGTCCACTCCACAAAGCCAATATTGTCCCCTGTGGTGCCTTGCAAAATTCCCAAAGCTAGGGGACCTCTGGCACCGCCTAGTAAGGTGGTATTGGACCCAATCACCACTCCCCACGCCATGGATAAAAAGGCAGCCAAGCCAAAGCGACTACCTGGTTTGGCACCCGCTGCACGCACCACTTCTAAAATAATGGGGAATAGCATGGCAGCTACGGCATGGGCGCTAATGAAACAGGATAAAATCGCGGCTAAAAGCAAAATAGAAGCCAATAAGGTACGCAAGGAACGCCCAAATCGCGTGACTACACCTAGGGCAACGCGAGTACTCAACCCAGAACGCATGATAGGACTGGAAAGGATAAAAGCACCGAGGATAAAAAAGACGGCGCGATTGCCAAAATGGGCGTAGGTACTTTCTGCAGACAAGGCCCCGCTAAAGGGGAGCAAAAATAAAATCAAAATCCCAGTAACGGCAAGGGGTAAGGCACTGGTTCCCCATAAAAAAGCAGCCACCCCAAAAACTGCGATCGCTTGCTTCCCTTCAGGGGAAACGCCTGGTAATGGCGAGAGAACCACAGCTGCGTAGATGGCTGCTGCTAGGAAAAGGAAGATCCACCGACGTTGGTTGTAACCAATGCTTCGCCACCAGCGGCGCAGGGAAATATAGGTTGATAGTAGAAATTTATCTTTGAGCATACCGATTTATGATAGTCCATAAAAAAGGAACGCGAAAAGTTCTCGGGGGGATTTCTGTTCTTTCCAGCTATCCTAGCTCGTTTGGGATCCTACAAACGGTTTTCCCCAGATTTTCCATACTTACAAGGATTCCTATCTCTAGTGCTTCTGGTCAGAGCAAAATTGGAGGATAGCAGAAAACATTTCCCCCATTTTTATAATCATTTTTTTGACAACTCTAATTATTGCAAAACAAAAATTCTAAAAAAGTTTATAATACCATTTTCTTAATAACATGCAATAGATAATAGAGGCATTTTTGTAGGGGCACAACGCGTGAGTAGGGGCGCTTCGCGAAGCGCCCCTACCAGGGAAATTGGAAAATTCCAGAAAATTATGGTTTTTTCAGAAATGGTATAATTATTTTTGAAAGCATGCTATAAATAGATAGTTTGTTATTGTAGCACGATTTATCAAGAAAAATAGCAAGTCAGTTTTTATATACCGTATTACTACAAAATAAAGCCATTAAAAAAAACAAAATAGTGTCATCCTGAAATTGAATTAAAACCATGTTCTTTAGTTTTGCTACTTGCGATCGCAATAAGAATTTGCTTAAAACAATCCCAAAATTTAGGGTGGGCAACACCCACCCATCTCTCCTATTGATTTTGAGAAGATTTCGGATAGGAACCACCTTGGGAAACAGAAGTAAGTTCCGTATCAATTTTACCAGCGATCGCATCCATAATTGTGAGAGCAAATTGCCGGTAGGTATAAGGAGACTTAGTGATAAAAATAATAATCGTATTTCGCTGGCTGTGAATTAACAAATAACGATACTTTAGCAAAGAATATCCCAAAAAGAATAGAACAGATAGCCCAAAAAACAAAATATTTATTCCGCTCAACACCTCTTCAGAAAAAGGAGATAAAGAACCCAACCCAAAAAAGATAGCCGCGATCGCCAAGAAAAAGCCAATCGAAGAATCGTATATGCCCACATGGTCAATAGCATTCAAACGTGTAAACGATTCCCGCTTCTCCGAACCAATAAACGCCTTTTCATGTACCATTTCACCATCAATTTTTACCGTGGTTGTTCCGCCAAAATTGGGGAAAATCAAACCACCAACCAACTGACCTGGCGTTCCCGAAACTTCAAAAATTTTTTGGTAGCTGCTAGTCATAACTCCCCGAGCTAAAATATAAAAAACAATAGCAAATTTTGATTTTCTTGATAAATATCCCAAACCAACATATTATTGGTTATTCTTCCCCAAACAAACCGAAAAAACACCAACGCATTCGCCATATTCTTAGCGATAGGGAGAGTTTTGTGGGTGGAAAGATTTTGGAGATGGTTGGGGCGATCGCTGTTTTTGCTGGAAGCGATCGAAACCCACGACCTTAGCGTGGCGGCTTTCCCTAGCCACCCTCACCAAAAATCCAGCCACCAACAAACTAGAAATCATCGAACTGCCTCCATAACTAAACATAGGAAAAGGCAACCCCGTTGTAGGCAAAAAACCCGTAGCCACGCCAATATTGATAAACGCCTGCACAATCAAAATGCTGGTCAATCCCATCGCCATCAACTGATAAACCAGCGATCGCGCCTTCAAAGCCACGCGCAGACCCACCGTAGCATAAGCCATTAACAAAAATAACAGCAACCAGCTCCCCACCAACCCAAACTCCTCCGCATAAACCGAAAAAATAAAATCGCTATACTGAATCGGCAAATAAAAAAGCTTTTGCTGGGACATGCCAAACCCGCTTCCCAAAATTCCCCCAGACCCAACAGCCAGCAAACTTTGTATCAATTGATAGCCCGATCCTTGCGGATCCGACCAGGGATCGAGAAACGACATAATACGGCGTTGCTGGTATGCATTAATGCTAATACTAATCGCCGCCATTCCCAACCCCGCGATCGCCGTTGTTGCCAAATATTTCATCCTCAATCCCGACGCCAACGCCACCAACCAGATGGTCATACCGCATAAAGCCGTCGTACTCAAATTGGGTTGTAGCAAAATCCCTACCAAAACCGAAGCAAACAACACCAGCCAAAACCAACGAGTTGGTAAAGACAAAGCATGCCATTTAGCAAAAACCCGGGCTGCTTGTACCACCAAAAACGGTTTAATAAGTTCGGAAGGTTGCACGGGAACCCCAAAAATCGAAATCCAACGGGTTGCCCCATTGACTGTATTACCCAAACCCGGCACCAAAGTCAGCCAAATCAATGCCAAAAACAGCAACAGCAACCAATGGTTGAGGCGAACCACCGAACGAATGGGAAAATGGACCAAAAAATTAAAGCCAATCAATCCCGCCGCCACCCAAATCAGTTGGCGTTTGATATAGTAAAAACCATCCCCATATTCCGCGTGGGCAATGGGAAAAGAAGCGGAAAACAACACCAACAAACCAATAAAAAGCCACAGAAACGTCAACCAACGCAACCAACGTGCTTCCGCCGACCAGGAAGAAACCGAAGTATCAAAAATAGGAATTAAGTATTGTAGCATGTTTGTTGTCTGTCGATCGCGCGTCCCACCTTTCTAGACCATCATACAAGTTTCTATTGGTTCCCCCATGGAAAAATCTTGAAAAAAATTCTCACTGCATGCGATCGAGGCTGCGGTATTGAATGGCTTCTGCCACATGTTGGGTTTGCAAATGTTCGGTTCCTTGCAGGTCGGCAATCGTGCGTGCCACTTTTAAAATGCGGTCGGTAGCTCTAGCCGACAGCCCCAACTTGCGAATTGCCCCCTCCAACAGGGTTTGCGTATCGCTATCCAACTGACACCATTGGCGCAAATGCTGGCTTTGCATGTCCGCATTGCATTTTACCCTAGATTCTTCCGCAAAACGCTCTCGGGCGCGATCGCGAGCTGCCAAAACCCGTTTCAAAACCGTTTGAGATGACTCCTCCAACGGCTGACCCGTAATCTCCTCCGGTTTCAAGCGAGCGACCACCACTTGCAAATCAATCCGGTCCATCAAAGGTCCGGAAAGCCGCGCCCAATATTGCTCTCGCTTGCGAGGCGAACAAGTACAAGCCTGAATGGGGTCGCCGTAGTACCCGCAAGGGCAAGGATTGGTACTCGCCACCAACGTAAACTGAGCTGGAAAACAAACCGACTGCCGAGTACGCGATACCGTCACGTAACCATCTTCCAACGGTTGCCGCAGAAACTCCAACACATCCCGCTTGAACTCCGTCAATTCGTCGAGAAACAACACCCCGCGATGCGCCAGCGAAATTTCCCCCGGCTTGGGATAAGTTCCCCCACCCACCAACGAAGGTCCGGAAGCGGAATGGTGGGGGCTGCGAAACGGTCGTTGGGTCACCAAAGCCCCCCGTTCCTTCAACAACCCCGCCACCGAATGCACCTGCGTGACTTCCAATGCCTCGGGAAAATTTAGCGGTGGCAAAATTCCCGGCAACCTTCTGGCAAGCATGGTTTTGCCACTACCAGGCGGTCCCACAAAAATTAAATTATGGCCCCCTGCCGCAGCAATTTCTAAGGCTCTACGCGCGTGAGCTTGCCCCTTCACATCGCGCAAATCCGGTGCGTTACTGCTGCTGCATTTTAATTCCTGTCTCGGATCCACGACAACAGGTTGGTGGCTTTGGGGATGGTTGAGCAAATCGACCACATCCGCCAAGCGATCGCAACCATAGACATGAATTCCTTCTACAATCCCGGCTTCCCGAGCATTTCCCTGGGGCACCACCAACCCAGTAATCCCTAAATCCCTCGCCGCCGCAGCAATGGGCAAAACTCCCCGAACCGCTCGCAAACTGCCATCGAGGGACATTTCTCCTAAAAACAGAAAATCCCCCAGCAGTTCTGTACTTACTTGCTCGGAAGCTGCCAAAATCCCAATTCCAATGGGCAGATCGAAAATCGGACCCTCTTTGCGTAAATCGGCAGGCGTCAGATTGATGGCAATTTTGCGCATGGGGAAGGCAAACCCAGCGTTTTTCAAAGCCGCTTTGACCCGTTCCCGCGATTCCTGTACGGCAGTATCTGGCAACCCCACCACCACCATAGCCGGCAGACCGCCAGATACATCGACTTCTACACCCACTTTCACCGCATCAATCCCAACTAAAGCGGCGCTCCATACTCTAGCAAGCACGGCACTTCCCTTAAAAGTATCTTCTCGACAGGCTATTTAAGTATTTAAGATCGATTATAGAAGCTGTGGGACAGCAACGCGATCGATTTTTAACTTTACTTTGGCTGCAGTGGATTGTTGCTTTCCTGTTGACTCGGGTATCGTGGTTCTCTAAAATAACGTCGTAGTTCCTGTACCAAGCAAACCAACTACCATGGATTGGTACATTCTCCAAAAATTATTTTTGACAACTCTGTCTGGGAGTCTTCATGAGCGATACGGTTTTTGGCAAAATTATTCGCCGGGAAATTCCGGCAGATATTGTCTACGAAGATGATGCAGTTCTAGCTTTTAAAGATATTAATCCCCAAGCGCCTGTTCACGTTTTGGTTATTCCTAAAGAACCGATTCCCAAATTAGATGAGGCCGCACAAAAACACCAGCAATTGCTAGGGCATTTGTTGCTGACAGCTAAGGAAGTAGCAGCCAAAATGGAATTGGAGAGGGGCTATCGTTTGGTGATTAATAACGGCGATGAAGGCGGTCAAACGGTCTACCACCTGCACGTTCACATTCTCGGGGGCAGACCCATGACTTGGCCGCCCGGTTGATGGTATACTGAAGCAAGCGAGTGGTGGGCAAGGAAAAACTCCCTTGTGTTTGGTTTTGGCTAGTTTTTATAGCGGTCGAGACGGCGAAGTTGGATGCTTTGGAGGGGTTGATTGGAAATCAGATTTGATGTGGGAAAAGGTAGTTGGTTGGGCAACGATAGGACCCACCAATCCCTTTTTCTGTATTTTTAACGCTCAACCTCGGAGAAACCATGAAATTGCGCTTGGGCTCGAAACTATATATTGGATTTGCTTTGCCGCTAACTGCTTTGCTGTTTGTAGGGGGGTATTCGGTCTACGCATTCGCGAATTTGAACGGCGAAGTGGAAGCGATTTACGATAATCGTATTGTTCCTTTAGAAAAATTAAAAACAGTTTCGGATGAGTATGCTATCCGCATTGTGGATGCGGTGAATAAGGTGGAAAACGGTATTATTTCCACTTCTGAGGCTTTACAGCAAGTTCGACAAGCGAATACAACGATTCAAGAGCAGTGGCGTCGCTACAAACAAAGCGATTTAAGCGATCGCGAACAAGAGTTGGTGGACGAACTCGAGGGTCTCTTTGAAGATGCCAATCGCGAGGTGGCCAGTTTGATTGCTGCTTTGGAACGCGGCGATCGCGAGGCAATTGCAGCTTTTGATGGCAGTATCTACCGGCAAGTCGATCCGGTTACCACCCAAATTCGCGATTTAAGCGAACTACAGTTAGAAGAAGCTCGCCGCAATCGCCAAGACGCACGCAATATCTACGAACAATTTCGCATATTTTTTGTTATTTTAGCCACTGCTTCTTTGATTTTGCTGGTGGTTGGTTTTATTTTTATTCGACGCGGTATTACATCTGCCTTACAAGATGCAGTAGAAAGTTTGGCTTCTTCTTCCAGCCAAATTGCTTCAGCGGCAGAAGAGCAAGAGCGGGTTGCTTCATCAGCGGCAGCTTCTGTTAATGAAACCACCACCTCAGCCGACGAACTCAACGCCTCCTCTCGCAAAACGGCCGAACAAGCAGAAGCCAGCGCCAACAGTGCTCAAAAAGCCCTTTCCCTTGCGGAAGACGGCAACCAAGCCGTACAGCGGACCCGCAAAGGGACTGAAACTTTACGCAATCAAGTCAATGCCATTTCCGAACAAATGGTACGTTTGAGCGAACAGACGGGGGAAATTGGTAATATCTCTACTTTGGTTAGTGATTTGGCCAATCAAACCAATATGCTGGCGCTCAATGCCTCGGTGGAAGCTGTGCGTGCGGGAGAACATGGCAAAGGATTTGGCGTGGTTGCCAGCGAAATTCGCAAGCTAGCAGACCAAAGTCAAAAGTCGGGTAGTAAAATTAGCGAATTGGTCAGCGAAATTCAAAAAGCTATTGATGCGGCGGTGATGGCTACCGACCAAGGCACCAAAACCGTGGAAGAATCGGCAAAAATTGCTCAAGATATGGAAAATGCTTT belongs to Geitlerinema sp. PCC 9228 and includes:
- a CDS encoding histidine triad nucleotide-binding protein; translation: MSDTVFGKIIRREIPADIVYEDDAVLAFKDINPQAPVHVLVIPKEPIPKLDEAAQKHQQLLGHLLLTAKEVAAKMELERGYRLVINNGDEGGQTVYHLHVHILGGRPMTWPPG
- a CDS encoding putative peptidoglycan glycosyltransferase FtsW translates to MLQYLIPIFDTSVSSWSAEARWLRWLTFLWLFIGLLVLFSASFPIAHAEYGDGFYYIKRQLIWVAAGLIGFNFLVHFPIRSVVRLNHWLLLLFLALIWLTLVPGLGNTVNGATRWISIFGVPVQPSELIKPFLVVQAARVFAKWHALSLPTRWFWLVLFASVLVGILLQPNLSTTALCGMTIWLVALASGLRMKYLATTAIAGLGMAAISISINAYQQRRIMSFLDPWSDPQGSGYQLIQSLLAVGSGGILGSGFGMSQQKLFYLPIQYSDFIFSVYAEEFGLVGSWLLLFLLMAYATVGLRVALKARSLVYQLMAMGLTSILIVQAFINIGVATGFLPTTGLPFPMFSYGGSSMISSLLVAGFLVRVARESRHAKVVGFDRFQQKQRSPQPSPKSFHPQNSPYR
- a CDS encoding YifB family Mg chelatase-like AAA ATPase is translated as MLARVWSAALVGIDAVKVGVEVDVSGGLPAMVVVGLPDTAVQESRERVKAALKNAGFAFPMRKIAINLTPADLRKEGPIFDLPIGIGILAASEQVSTELLGDFLFLGEMSLDGSLRAVRGVLPIAAAARDLGITGLVVPQGNAREAGIVEGIHVYGCDRLADVVDLLNHPQSHQPVVVDPRQELKCSSSNAPDLRDVKGQAHARRALEIAAAGGHNLIFVGPPGSGKTMLARRLPGILPPLNFPEALEVTQVHSVAGLLKERGALVTQRPFRSPHHSASGPSLVGGGTYPKPGEISLAHRGVLFLDELTEFKRDVLEFLRQPLEDGYVTVSRTRQSVCFPAQFTLVASTNPCPCGYYGDPIQACTCSPRKREQYWARLSGPLMDRIDLQVVVARLKPEEITGQPLEESSQTVLKRVLAARDRARERFAEESRVKCNADMQSQHLRQWCQLDSDTQTLLEGAIRKLGLSARATDRILKVARTIADLQGTEHLQTQHVAEAIQYRSLDRMQ
- a CDS encoding DASS family sodium-coupled anion symporter, coding for MLKDKFLLSTYISLRRWWRSIGYNQRRWIFLFLAAAIYAAVVLSPLPGVSPEGKQAIAVFGVAAFLWGTSALPLAVTGILILFLLPFSGALSAESTYAHFGNRAVFFILGAFILSSPIMRSGLSTRVALGVVTRFGRSLRTLLASILLLAAILSCFISAHAVAAMLFPIILEVVRAAGAKPGSRFGLAAFLSMAWGVVIGSNTTLLGGARGPLALGILQGTTGDNIGFVEWTVWMFPIVIVLLVVAFAILQRIDAGEDISLVSAREFLQVRNEQLGQISRREVATGGIMVLTILLWIFQGDEWGLDVVAFLGVSLAFILGIAKWREVEEDVNWGVFLMYGSAIPLSTALEETGAAQVITQNVLSADLASPLPIFMGIVLLATLLTEFMSNSAAVAVLMPVALAIAQKYGIDPRTITMGVVLPAGLSFMLPVSTPAIAISISSGYVRPFDVFRWGVWLDVLGYLGVFLISQLYWPLVGLGKIG
- a CDS encoding methyl-accepting chemotaxis protein; this encodes MKLRLGSKLYIGFALPLTALLFVGGYSVYAFANLNGEVEAIYDNRIVPLEKLKTVSDEYAIRIVDAVNKVENGIISTSEALQQVRQANTTIQEQWRRYKQSDLSDREQELVDELEGLFEDANREVASLIAALERGDREAIAAFDGSIYRQVDPVTTQIRDLSELQLEEARRNRQDARNIYEQFRIFFVILATASLILLVVGFIFIRRGITSALQDAVESLASSSSQIASAAEEQERVASSAAASVNETTTSADELNASSRKTAEQAEASANSAQKALSLAEDGNQAVQRTRKGTETLRNQVNAISEQMVRLSEQTGEIGNISTLVSDLANQTNMLALNASVEAVRAGEHGKGFGVVASEIRKLADQSQKSGSKISELVSEIQKAIDAAVMATDQGTKTVEESAKIAQDMENAFQGVREAIEKVVENNQQSSLSAKQQAQAIEQVVAAMNDLNQSSKQTADGISQIKSGTENLKNLARDLQAMV